Genomic segment of Plasmodium brasilianum strain Bolivian I chromosome 8, whole genome shotgun sequence:
gtatgtattttaatttttatatatatttttttttctttacagCCTGGGGTCCGCTAAGatatttttgtgttttgTTTACCTGAAgtgatatttttaatatgttttatttttgcgctggtttttttattatttttcaaaaatttttgtaatattttattatattttgcaaTGCTTTATACATGTTTCATCtgaactatttttttttagaaaaagggtatttttattatgttttttttatttttttattttattataatttttttttttattttttatttttattttcatattcattttttttacttttatttttttttgtttttgtttaaaattatgagcaagcaaggaaaaaaaggggaataaCAATTTGGCTAGTTGTTAAATAaacgacaaaaaaaaaaaaaaaaaaaaaaaaaatgcccTTTTGGATGAATAGGTATATAACTCCTCCATTTCGTAAgaaacgtaaaaaaaaaaaagagaaaagtaCGGAAAAATGTTAgtcttaaaaaattttaacacaTTTCAATGCGGAAACATACTATACAAATAAGTATACTTACACACTTGTGTATAATTTGTACTTCTACAAAAATACGCTTACAAAGGTAAAATATTCTACTTAACATATTGTGCagttttcaaaaaaagaGGGTACAAATTTTGGTAGGAGAGATAAGggaacaaaagaaaaaaaaaaaaaaaaaacatatatccCACTCCCCCATTATGTATTAACATCCATtagcatataatttttaatacaaGCATAAGAATAGAAatgtttaatattattttgagaCTTAAGAAGAGTAAACCGTATGATGGTTTTATTCCGAACCTTATAAATTACTTCAACGTCTATGATGTAATCAAATGTGTTGTATACTGGATAGGGAACAACtgttttgttaatattatagtTTTTGTTGTATACTGATAAAATAgcatttttcttcttatcaTTTGTGTTAAGTTTTATGATATCGTCGATATGTATGCTAGAAAAAGGATCATCTGTTATACTTTCGCTTTCCTGACTGTGTTCGTGTTTTTCACCTGATCCACTGCTTGTGAAAACTTGGCTATCATTTGTGCTGTGCTCGTCATTGCTACTACAAGATATTATTCCTACACGTTTGTTCATCCAGTACGCTTtatttgttgttttttttttttctgtacatAAGTAATTTTGCGGGTCTTCAAAAATAGCAATGGAGGAGTGCTCTTCATCCATGTTATTAACAAGAGGATGTTtcattgtattattattgtaaattGTACAagtatatgttttattattttttatcatactATTATTTTCGTGTTGTATAAACATACTTCGCGTATTTTTAGTAATATCTTGCAAGTTTTGTTCTTTAAAACATGTTTTGTCATTAGCTGAATGTATTACTATTTCTCCTTTTGCATGATCACAAATTAATATGGGTATATTTACAATCTTTGCAAGAATTTTTAGCTCACGAACTAAGTAAAAGTAAGCGCTAGACTTTGTAATGTTTAaaccttttattattttggtTAAGTTGTATATTCCTATCGATGACagatttttcaaattattagtAAATTCATCGTGAGAATTATTTCTCTTCAaatatctatttttaatttgtagCAATAAGCAGGTGAGCTCACTAAGACTTTGCACACGAACAACGTAAAATTTACGAAGAATATCGTCAAATGAAATATCGTTCTTCTTCacatttttctcatttttcttGTTTCTCTTCGTCTTATTGTTCTTCTCTTTATTATtcatctctttttttattttctcttttataatattgtaaatatttgaTACATCGttaataaaactaaaatatataaaaactacGCTACTGTTTGAGCTATCATTATTAACTATATAATCAAGCAACAAATTcactaaaattattttatttatttttattttatttccataaaaaaaatatatttttgaactTTCTATTCCATTCGATAATAAGTCGTTTAAGGAATTATTTCCTGTTTTTACTGActtcacattttttaaattttgcttCATGAAATTGGAGTACATCAAAAAGTCTTCCTCTGATCGTCCTgactgttcatatttttttgactTCTCCCTCCACGTATTACCATTCCTATTGCAagaaattttgttaaaatgtttatacgTTAACAAGTTGGTATTTTCGCACAAAAAAGACCTGTTCCTTGTTCTTTTGTCTTTACTATTATTTGTTGAGTAGGCACCCCCGTCTGATCTAAAATAGGGTGACATAGAAGAAGATGGTAGTGAAGTGATAGGCGAGAAATGCGGAGAATGACGAGATGAGTGATGGGATGAGTGACAGGATGAATTATAAGAAGAACGACGTGACGAGGACAACAGCGACGACAACGACGACAGCGATGACAGCGATGACAGCGATGACACTGAGAGTGCGGAACGGTCAGGGAAATTTTCACCTGAACGGGTCAGGTATTTCCTACGAGCGCAGTAATTTTCTGTATCGCTAAATGAGCAAATATTATTGTAAGTAAGAAGCCCTGAATTCACGGCTTGGTCcacttcttcttcttcttcttcttcttcatcttttCTTATACCTAAATCGTTCAAGtgatatttaaatatttcgtGCTGAATAACATTTATTTCCTATaagcaaaaaacaaaaaaaaagattaacaAAAATGTAGGTGAAAAATACATGTGCTTtgaacaaatatacataaaagtatatttatgCAAACAAATATTACGCAAGCATtgcgtatatgtatgttctTATAttgagaatataaaaaaaaaaaaaaaaaaaagaaaaaaaactgACTTCCACATGACCATCTTCCAAATAATTCGTGCTTACTTTTTCAActaaaaagacaaaaaaaaaaaaatccaatTACACATTTAATACATAGCATAAACAACACAAAAGCAGtagttatataaa
This window contains:
- a CDS encoding hypothetical protein (conserved Plasmodium protein) — its product is MENTDIEYLNISEKIKKKLYRNNLNTIEKVSTNYLEDGHVEEINVIQHEIFKYHLNDLGIRKDEEEEEEEEVDQAVNSGLLTYNNICSFSDTENYCARRKYLTRSGENFPDRSALSVSSLSSLSSLSSLSSLLSSSRRSSYNSSCHSSHHSSRHSPHFSPITSLPSSSMSPYFRSDGGAYSTNNSKDKRTRNRSFLCENTNLLTYKHFNKISCNRNGNTWREKSKKYEQSGRSEEDFLMYSNFMKQNLKNVKSVKTGNNSLNDLLSNGIESSKIYFFYGNKIKINKIILVNLLLDYIVNNDSSNSSVVFIYFSFINDVSNIYNIIKEKIKKEMNNKEKNNKTKRNKKNEKNVKKNDISFDDILRKFYVVRVQSLSELTCLLLQIKNRYLKRNNSHDEFTNNLKNLSSIGIYNLTKIIKGLNITKSSAYFYLVRELKILAKIVNIPILICDHAKGEIVIHSANDKTCFKEQNLQDITKNTRSMFIQHENNSMIKNNKTYTCTIYNNNTMKHPLVNNMDEEHSSIAIFEDPQNYLCTEKKKTTNKAYWMNKRVGIISCSSNDEHSTNDSQVFTSSGSGEKHEHSQESESITDDPFSSIHIDDIIKLNTNDKKKNAILSVYNKNYNINKTVVPYPVYNTFDYIIDVEVIYKVRNKTIIRFTLLKSQNNIKHFYSYACIKNYMLMDVNT